A stretch of DNA from Halopiger xanaduensis SH-6:
TCGCGGTACTGCGGGATCGACCGCAGCGCGCGGACCGCGCCGCCCGGGCCGCAGGTGTCGGCGACCGTCTGGTAGATGCCGTACTCCTGGGGGACGTCGATGTCGTGGACGAACGTCTCCTCGGGCGGATCTTGGGTCGAACAGATGACGAAATCGGCGTCCTCGAGCGCCGCCGCGAGGGTTTCGGCGGCCTCGAACGTCCAGTCGCTGACGGCCTCCTCGCGGCTTCCGAGCGCGTTCCCGAGTTCGGCGTTGCGCTGGGCGGCCTCGTAATCGACGTCGTAGAGCCTGACCTGCCCTGAGACGTCCTGACACTGAAGAATGTCGTTGATAAACGTGTGGGCCCAGCCCTGACTCCCGCCGCCGACGTAGCCGATCGTGACGTCCGTTCGCGCGGTCGACGCAGTCGTCGCTGTACTGCCGAGGTGGTGCATGGTACCGTGACTGACGCTGACGTACAAAAACGTTGGCGTTCAGGTTGGTCCGCCCGTCGATCGTAGGTGACGGATGACGGACGATCGGTGATAGCCGCTACCCGCCGTCGCAGGCCGCTACCGCCACTCGAGGACGGTCTCGACCGCGTCGTCGGCGTCGCCGGTGGGCGAGAACTCGCAGCCGACGTAGCCGTCGTAGCCGGCGTCGTCGATCGCCTCGATAATGTTCTCGTAGTCGAGTTCCCCGGTACCGGGTTCGTGCCGACCGGGCACGTCCGCGATGTGGACGTGCCCGATCCGGTCGACGTTGTCGGTGATCGTCTGGATGACGTTCCCCTCGGTGACCTGCTGGTGGTAGACGTCGTACAGCAGCTGTACGTTCGGGGAGCCGACGTCGTCGACGATGTCGAACCCCTCGGCCGACGTCTCGAGGAAGTACCCCGGGTGATCGACGGCGGTGTTCAGCGGCTCGAGGACGAGCGTCACGCCCGCGTCTTCGGCGTCGGACGCGACGCGGGAGAGCACGTCCACGATGTTCTCGCGCTGGGTTTCGCGGTCGAGTCCGTCCTGATCCTGTCCGGTCGTGACGATCAGCGTCGGGACGTCGTACTCGGCGGCCGTCGCGATCGACTCCCGAATCGTTTCGACGGCGTCGTCGGCCGCGTCGGGATCGGTGAGCGTCCCGCCGGCAACGAAACCGGCGATCGGGATATCGTCCGTCTCGGCGGTCTCGCCGATCGCCTCGAGGTCCTTCTCTCGCCAGCCCCAGAACTCGACGGCGTCGGCGCCGGCCTCGGCGGCCCGCGAGATGCGATCGACGAACGGCTCGTCGTCGTAGACCATCTCGACGCAGATCGAGATCCGTGCCATCTATTCCGCCTCCGCTTCGTCCATCGGCTCGGGATTCAGTTCGCCCGACTCGACCATCGCATCGAGCGGGTTGTCGTCGATCTCGAGGGGGAGATCGACCCGGCCGCGCTTGCGGGCGGACTCCCAGGCGCCGAAGATCAGTTCGGTCGCGTTCAGGGCGTTCTCCGCGCTGAGTTCCGGCTCCTCGTCCTCCTCGAGACAGCGGACGTTTTCGGCGATAGCGCGGTCGATGAACTCCCAGCTGTGGAGGCCGTCCTCGGTCTCGACGGCTTCCCACTC
This window harbors:
- a CDS encoding hydroxypyruvate isomerase family protein, translated to MARISICVEMVYDDEPFVDRISRAAEAGADAVEFWGWREKDLEAIGETAETDDIPIAGFVAGGTLTDPDAADDAVETIRESIATAAEYDVPTLIVTTGQDQDGLDRETQRENIVDVLSRVASDAEDAGVTLVLEPLNTAVDHPGYFLETSAEGFDIVDDVGSPNVQLLYDVYHQQVTEGNVIQTITDNVDRIGHVHIADVPGRHEPGTGELDYENIIEAIDDAGYDGYVGCEFSPTGDADDAVETVLEWR